A region from the Mucilaginibacter sp. CSA2-8R genome encodes:
- a CDS encoding glycosyltransferase family 2 protein, producing the protein MIIALAIVFIFLILRFAVTLFNFISDPKLRRVNRRYHDLVSILIPARNEEENILTLLQSIDAQDYQDYEVIILDDDSSDATYTICEEFSATRSHFKVVKGEPLKEGWLGKPYACHQLSQYARGSYMLFLDADEQIYDGLINSAVHRMQSKKLALLSLFTNQDMRSFGEKAVVPLMHYILLNLLPVRLIYLLRNPAFAAASGQFMLFNAALYRQHQWHRQSKDRVVEDIEIIKLVKLERLPAESLLANGLISCRMYTNYNDAIKGFSKNFLAPFNYSIIGFLCYLVLVIGGPLLVIMTLNLPLILMMCGLIILSRIMISLTSGQNAWFNSILHPFQMFNLLLIGLVAIQNQLTNNHTWKGRRV; encoded by the coding sequence GTGATTATTGCATTAGCCATTGTTTTTATCTTCCTGATTCTGCGCTTTGCCGTAACGCTGTTCAATTTTATATCAGACCCTAAACTGCGCCGGGTTAACCGCCGCTACCACGATCTAGTATCTATCCTTATACCCGCCCGCAACGAAGAAGAAAATATACTTACCCTGCTCCAATCCATTGATGCGCAAGATTACCAGGACTATGAAGTTATTATTCTGGACGACGACTCTTCCGACGCTACGTATACTATTTGCGAGGAGTTTTCCGCTACCCGTTCACATTTCAAAGTAGTAAAAGGCGAACCGCTTAAAGAGGGGTGGTTGGGCAAACCTTATGCCTGTCATCAACTATCCCAATACGCCCGGGGCAGCTACATGCTGTTTTTAGATGCTGATGAGCAAATTTATGATGGCTTAATAAATAGCGCTGTCCATCGTATGCAGTCTAAAAAACTGGCACTACTCAGCTTATTTACCAACCAGGATATGCGCTCTTTTGGCGAAAAGGCAGTGGTTCCGTTAATGCATTATATATTGCTCAACTTATTACCCGTCCGGCTCATTTACCTGCTCAGAAACCCGGCATTTGCTGCAGCCAGCGGTCAGTTCATGCTATTTAATGCCGCGCTATACCGGCAACACCAATGGCACCGCCAGTCAAAAGACCGCGTGGTTGAGGACATTGAAATCATTAAGTTGGTTAAATTAGAAAGATTACCGGCTGAAAGTCTCTTGGCTAACGGGCTTATCAGCTGCCGCATGTATACCAATTATAATGATGCTATTAAGGGATTCAGCAAAAACTTTTTGGCACCATTTAATTACAGCATCATTGGCTTTTTATGTTACCTGGTACTGGTTATTGGCGGGCCGTTACTGGTGATTATGACGCTTAATCTGCCCCTTATTTTAATGATGTGCGGTTTAATTATATTGAGTCGTATAATGATTTCACTTACTTCGGGGCAAAATGCGTGGTTTAATAGTATCTTGCATCCGTTTCAAATGTTCAATTTACTGCTTATAGGCTTGGTGGCCATTCAAAATCAGCTCACCAACAATCATACTTGGAAAGGCCGCCGAGTATGA
- a CDS encoding carotenoid biosynthesis protein → MMPPRKIAVSVAVIILFHVVGLVGFFVLALTPLFLKLVPFHLLLMLLVILANHYRLNNRFWAFALLIFCLGIFAEWIGVHKNWLFGRYQYGGTLGVKVADIPLMIGVNWLMLVYAAGVLMQRFRLKSMLFRILIGAALLVLLDILIEPVAIKFDYWTWVNHTVPLKNYLCWFGVSAAFLWIFESFKFKTQSIVAPILLLVQFIFFVLLQIKV, encoded by the coding sequence ATGATGCCACCCCGCAAAATCGCTGTTTCTGTTGCTGTCATTATCCTGTTTCATGTGGTGGGACTGGTTGGTTTTTTTGTACTGGCTTTAACGCCGCTGTTTTTAAAACTGGTTCCTTTCCATTTGCTTTTAATGCTGTTGGTTATTTTGGCCAACCATTACCGCCTGAATAATCGCTTCTGGGCATTTGCTCTGCTTATATTTTGCTTAGGCATTTTTGCAGAATGGATTGGCGTGCACAAAAACTGGCTGTTTGGCCGGTACCAATATGGTGGCACACTTGGGGTTAAGGTAGCCGACATTCCCTTAATGATTGGCGTAAACTGGCTGATGCTTGTTTATGCCGCAGGCGTTTTAATGCAAAGGTTTAGGCTAAAATCAATGCTTTTCCGTATTTTGATTGGGGCAGCGCTATTGGTTTTGCTGGATATTTTGATTGAACCGGTTGCCATAAAATTTGATTACTGGACATGGGTTAATCACACCGTTCCGTTAAAAAACTACCTCTGCTGGTTTGGTGTTAGCGCTGCTTTTTTGTGGATTTTTGAAAGTTTTAAATTTAAAACGCAGAGCATTGTAGCCCCGATATTGTTATTGGTGCAGTTTATATTCTTTGTATTGTTACAGATAAAGGTTTAA
- a CDS encoding 4-hydroxy-3-methylbut-2-enyl diphosphate reductase, protein MGAYQLKVQIDQDAGFCFGVVYAIDMAEEILAEEGYLYCLGDIVHNDEEVERLKAKGLRIIDHADLQNLYNEKVLIRAHGEAPSTYQLALEHNITLIDASCPVVLKLQNRIKTSHDNKENIIIFGKHGHAEVIGLQGQTNNEAIVFQDLAELDTVELPRQITLYSQTTKSTDKFYHIKEQLIERGYEVKANDTICRQVSNRDKDLHAFATQFDKIVFVSGKKSSNGKVLFEVCRKYNPNTYFVSAVNELSPDMFLPGDAVGISGATSTPMWLMEQVKAELEKY, encoded by the coding sequence ATGGGAGCATATCAGTTAAAGGTACAGATAGATCAGGATGCGGGCTTTTGCTTTGGTGTAGTATATGCCATTGACATGGCCGAAGAAATACTGGCCGAAGAGGGCTACCTGTATTGCCTGGGCGATATTGTGCATAACGACGAGGAAGTAGAGCGTTTGAAAGCTAAAGGCTTGCGCATTATTGACCATGCCGACCTGCAAAACCTGTACAACGAAAAAGTGCTGATCCGCGCGCATGGCGAAGCGCCATCTACCTATCAGTTAGCGCTCGAACACAATATTACTTTGATTGATGCCTCGTGCCCGGTAGTACTCAAGCTGCAAAACCGCATCAAAACATCGCACGATAATAAAGAAAACATCATCATATTTGGCAAGCATGGCCATGCCGAGGTAATTGGCCTGCAAGGGCAAACTAATAACGAGGCCATCGTATTCCAGGATTTAGCAGAACTGGATACCGTAGAGTTACCGCGGCAAATTACTTTATACAGCCAAACTACCAAAAGCACTGATAAATTTTATCACATTAAAGAACAACTGATTGAGCGCGGCTACGAGGTAAAAGCTAATGACACCATTTGCCGCCAGGTATCTAACCGCGACAAAGATTTACACGCGTTTGCTACCCAGTTTGATAAAATTGTCTTTGTATCCGGCAAAAAATCATCAAATGGCAAGGTGCTGTTTGAAGTTTGCCGAAAATATAATCCTAATACTTATTTTGTTTCGGCGGTAAACGAACTTAGCCCCGACATGTTTTTGCCGGGTGATGCAGTTGGCATCAGCGGTGCTACCTCCACCCCTATGTGGTTAATGGAACAAGTAAAAGCAGAACTGGAAAAATATTAA
- a CDS encoding LD-carboxypeptidase: MNRKHFISSLIPVAVAATSLKASANTAIAAKKIGIPPYLEPGDAIGITCPAGYIKTEAVQPAVQLMQSWGFNIKIGQTVGKRDFTMGGTDAERLADLQQMLDDPTIKAIMCARGGYGAVHIIDQLNFSRFMANPKWVIGFSDITVLHNHIHTNCHVATLHSKMCNSFPDNWSLAEPIQVETILSIKQALTGQRMSYTSPSSTSNRQGAAVAPLVGGNLSIAATLTGTRSDISTDGKILFLEDTGEYLYNIDRMLYNLQRSGKLDKLAGLILGGFKVKPDEPDDEFGKTLYEVVLDRVKSYKFPVCFDFPVGHQKNNFALKCGITHSLKVTQTGGTLTEA; this comes from the coding sequence ATGAACCGCAAACATTTTATATCCTCGCTTATTCCCGTCGCTGTTGCAGCTACCTCTTTAAAAGCATCGGCTAATACCGCTATCGCTGCCAAAAAGATAGGTATACCGCCTTATTTAGAACCAGGTGATGCCATTGGCATTACCTGCCCGGCCGGTTATATAAAAACAGAAGCCGTACAACCGGCCGTGCAATTAATGCAAAGTTGGGGCTTTAACATCAAAATAGGGCAAACGGTAGGCAAGCGCGATTTTACAATGGGCGGAACTGATGCCGAACGACTGGCAGACCTGCAGCAGATGCTGGATGACCCTACCATTAAAGCTATTATGTGTGCCCGGGGCGGTTATGGTGCAGTTCATATTATTGACCAGCTGAATTTTAGTCGGTTTATGGCCAATCCGAAATGGGTGATTGGCTTTAGCGACATTACGGTGTTACATAACCATATTCATACCAACTGCCATGTGGCTACCCTGCATAGCAAAATGTGCAACAGCTTTCCGGATAATTGGAGCTTGGCTGAGCCTATCCAGGTTGAAACTATTCTGTCAATTAAACAGGCGTTAACCGGGCAAAGAATGAGCTACACTTCGCCGTCATCCACATCTAACCGTCAGGGAGCGGCTGTCGCACCATTGGTTGGAGGCAATTTAAGCATTGCAGCCACACTAACCGGGACCCGGTCGGACATCAGTACAGACGGTAAAATTCTTTTTTTAGAAGATACCGGCGAATATCTGTACAACATAGACCGTATGTTGTATAACCTGCAACGCAGTGGCAAGCTCGATAAACTTGCTGGTTTAATTTTGGGTGGCTTTAAAGTAAAGCCCGACGAACCTGATGACGAATTTGGCAAAACTTTGTATGAGGTAGTTTTAGACCGGGTAAAGAGTTATAAATTTCCGGTATGCTTTGACTTTCCGGTTGGGCATCAAAAAAACAACTTTGCGTTGAAGTGCGGAATAACGCACTCTTTAAAGGTAACTCAAACCGGCGGAACGCTTACCGAAGCTTGA
- a CDS encoding sialidase family protein: protein MILKWEILILLISGIASCTRCGQNSKLATKKIFADEHPALNNDTPNVKIIWDTAARKISHDIYFAEYGRVHRYNQDTLILTYHGGGKGNEWDNIVMRRSYDNGNNWQPPKIIVPDNSQNRYYGFSTPELLTLKNGWLLLAYTGRGKPDDSTHNNIQVTISKDAGSTWSKPLIVASGRSWEPAMIQLPDGTIQMFFSTELSSSKKARGRHEQKIVMASSDDNGKNWQTPIDIAFSSKRRDGMATPLVLKDGKGVVVAFESVYYHQSPCFIWSSVDAQWRYRGLGSESNGRRWCGTANVWGGAPYMLQLPTGEILISVQDAGGRPIERYTQWKKNTMLVLIGNSSARSFSNTSCPWPNLPNNEGAYFNSIFLKNDSTVLAVSTYNFKDKHSEIWCKEGHIKREILNKGQLAKVR, encoded by the coding sequence ATGATTTTAAAGTGGGAAATACTCATCTTACTTATTTCGGGCATTGCATCGTGCACAAGGTGCGGGCAAAATAGCAAACTCGCCACAAAAAAGATATTTGCTGATGAGCACCCGGCCTTAAACAATGATACCCCGAACGTAAAGATTATTTGGGATACAGCTGCCCGGAAAATTTCGCACGATATTTATTTTGCTGAGTATGGCCGGGTACACCGTTACAACCAGGATACGCTGATACTCACTTATCATGGCGGAGGCAAAGGCAACGAATGGGATAACATCGTAATGCGCCGGAGTTATGATAACGGCAACAACTGGCAACCACCTAAAATAATTGTACCCGACAATAGCCAAAACAGGTACTACGGCTTTTCTACCCCCGAATTATTGACACTTAAGAACGGATGGCTTTTGCTAGCTTACACCGGCCGCGGCAAGCCCGACGATAGCACGCACAATAATATACAGGTAACCATCAGCAAAGATGCGGGCAGTACCTGGAGCAAACCGCTAATTGTAGCCTCGGGCCGATCATGGGAACCAGCCATGATTCAGTTGCCTGATGGTACCATACAGATGTTTTTTTCGACAGAACTGTCCAGCTCTAAAAAAGCAAGAGGCAGACATGAGCAAAAGATTGTGATGGCCTCTTCTGATGATAACGGCAAAAACTGGCAAACGCCGATTGACATTGCCTTTAGCAGTAAACGGCGTGATGGTATGGCCACACCGTTGGTATTAAAAGATGGCAAGGGTGTTGTGGTAGCCTTTGAGTCTGTTTATTATCATCAGTCGCCCTGCTTTATCTGGTCGTCGGTTGATGCGCAATGGCGCTACCGGGGTTTAGGCTCTGAAAGCAACGGCAGGCGCTGGTGCGGCACCGCCAATGTGTGGGGCGGCGCCCCTTATATGCTCCAACTGCCTACCGGCGAAATACTGATATCGGTGCAAGATGCCGGCGGCCGGCCTATAGAGCGTTATACGCAATGGAAAAAAAATACAATGCTGGTACTGATAGGCAATAGCTCGGCACGGAGTTTTTCAAATACATCATGCCCCTGGCCAAACTTACCTAACAACGAAGGCGCCTACTTTAATTCAATATTCTTAAAAAACGATAGCACCGTTTTAGCAGTAAGCACCTATAATTTTAAAGATAAACACAGTGAAATATGGTGTAAAGAAGGCCATATCAAACGCGAAATACTTAATAAGGGACAGTTAGCCAAAGTACGCTGA
- a CDS encoding glycoside hydrolase family 25 protein — translation MPAPKSSDPAKKKVTPIKAVAKTSRRAPSKVIKKANQPAVFPWKKVIAGALLILLSPFYYGYVVGFFSSTWRWAFNIGTSTHYRTYKSFGIRIPTRYHIHGIDVSYAQGRIDWRKVRAMEEDSVRVSFAFIKATEGLLTVDPYFKRNWREAAKTGIRCGAYHYFRPKKSGLWQARFFLQNVRLESGDMPAVVDIETLDGKSPAEMRKQLTDFLLQVEAKTHVKPIIYSGLSFYKDYLEDYFPEYKLWIAHYNKAELKAGKNTNWWFWQHSETARVNGINHAVDFDAFKGDSAAFEQFMIQ, via the coding sequence GTGCCAGCCCCTAAAAGTTCCGATCCTGCAAAAAAGAAAGTAACCCCTATAAAGGCAGTTGCTAAAACATCCCGGCGGGCACCTTCTAAAGTTATAAAAAAGGCAAACCAGCCCGCTGTTTTTCCCTGGAAAAAAGTGATTGCAGGTGCGCTGCTTATTCTGTTGTCTCCATTTTACTATGGGTACGTAGTAGGCTTCTTTTCGTCAACCTGGCGATGGGCGTTTAACATTGGCACCTCAACACATTACCGTACGTACAAAAGCTTTGGTATACGTATTCCCACCCGTTATCACATTCATGGTATTGATGTGTCTTATGCGCAGGGCCGTATTGACTGGCGCAAGGTGCGTGCGATGGAAGAGGACAGTGTGCGCGTTAGCTTTGCCTTTATTAAGGCTACAGAAGGTTTGTTAACCGTTGATCCTTATTTTAAACGTAACTGGCGTGAGGCGGCCAAAACAGGCATCCGGTGCGGGGCTTATCATTACTTTCGCCCAAAAAAGAGCGGTTTGTGGCAAGCCCGGTTCTTTCTTCAAAATGTAAGGCTGGAGAGCGGCGATATGCCTGCCGTGGTAGATATTGAAACGTTGGACGGTAAGTCGCCTGCCGAAATGCGTAAGCAGCTTACAGACTTTTTATTGCAGGTAGAGGCAAAAACTCATGTCAAACCAATCATTTACTCCGGTTTAAGTTTTTACAAAGATTACCTGGAAGACTATTTCCCGGAGTATAAATTGTGGATAGCTCATTACAACAAGGCCGAACTCAAAGCCGGTAAGAATACCAACTGGTGGTTTTGGCAGCATTCAGAAACCGCCCGTGTTAACGGTATTAACCACGCCGTTGATTTTGATGCTTTTAAAGGTGACAGTGCAGCGTTCGAGCAATTTATGATACAATAA
- a CDS encoding ATP-binding protein, whose protein sequence is MDTTESQMFKALFHQSASPVSVVKANAPHFTVVAVNNLYKSTSQVPVEDIIGKPAFEVYKPWDAASAEQFLRLRRGMEDAVAKHEAVELPILMFDAPAADGKPSERSWWQITIAPITDSSGQLQFLKCITLNVSERERVKLEIQAAREKEHQLNEEMQAINEELASTNEELMTTIEELRVSQEKLAQLNNELEERVTARTAQLAASERRYRNMLNALPQIAWTTNTKPEVTFYNERWYEYTGLSVQQTQLLGWREVIHPDDWQNCVDTYRTIINSNLPGEFEVREKGADGIYRWHLLRIQPVRNEFGINDLWIGTATDIDEIKRLQQQKDDFISIASHELKTPITSLKASLQLMDKMKDDPSKTMMPKLILQSRKSIQRVSTLIEDLLNVSRLQQTQITLNKTNFILSQLLSACANPIAILGKQKVNITGDVELEICADEHRIDQVVTNLVNNAVKYAPDSECITLHIEQCDSMVKVSVIDKGPGIPPDKIPHLFNRYYRVESSSYHISGLGLGLYISAEIIKQHGGEIGADSKPGQGSTFWFTLPLCD, encoded by the coding sequence ATGGATACGACGGAATCTCAGATGTTCAAGGCCCTGTTCCACCAATCGGCCAGCCCGGTTTCTGTAGTTAAGGCTAATGCGCCCCATTTTACAGTGGTAGCCGTAAACAATCTGTACAAAAGCACATCACAGGTACCGGTAGAAGATATTATCGGCAAACCAGCATTTGAGGTTTACAAACCGTGGGATGCTGCCAGTGCCGAGCAGTTTTTGAGATTAAGAAGAGGGATGGAAGATGCTGTGGCAAAACACGAGGCAGTTGAGTTGCCCATCCTAATGTTTGATGCGCCGGCTGCTGATGGTAAGCCATCTGAGCGGTCGTGGTGGCAAATTACTATCGCGCCTATTACCGACAGCAGTGGGCAGCTTCAGTTTCTTAAATGTATAACCCTTAACGTTTCTGAGCGTGAGCGGGTGAAACTGGAAATACAGGCAGCCCGGGAAAAAGAGCATCAGCTAAATGAGGAAATGCAGGCCATTAATGAAGAACTGGCATCTACCAATGAGGAATTGATGACTACCATTGAAGAGTTAAGGGTTTCACAAGAAAAACTGGCTCAGCTTAACAATGAACTGGAAGAGCGGGTAACTGCGCGTACTGCTCAGTTAGCGGCCAGCGAGCGGCGGTACCGTAATATGCTTAATGCCCTGCCGCAAATTGCCTGGACTACCAACACTAAACCCGAGGTTACTTTTTATAACGAACGCTGGTACGAGTATACCGGCCTAAGCGTACAACAAACTCAGTTATTAGGCTGGAGAGAAGTTATACATCCAGACGACTGGCAAAATTGTGTTGATACTTATCGGACTATTATAAACAGCAATCTTCCTGGTGAATTTGAGGTGCGCGAAAAGGGTGCCGATGGCATATACCGATGGCATTTACTGCGCATACAGCCGGTGCGTAATGAGTTTGGTATAAATGATTTATGGATAGGTACGGCCACCGACATTGATGAAATTAAACGCCTACAACAGCAAAAAGATGATTTTATAAGCATTGCCAGTCACGAGCTTAAAACACCCATTACCAGCTTGAAGGCATCACTGCAGTTAATGGATAAGATGAAAGATGATCCATCCAAAACTATGATGCCGAAACTCATTTTGCAATCGCGCAAAAGTATACAGCGGGTAAGTACGCTTATAGAGGATTTATTGAACGTGAGCAGGCTGCAGCAAACGCAAATCACTTTAAATAAAACTAATTTTATACTATCGCAGCTGTTAAGCGCATGTGCCAATCCAATTGCTATACTCGGTAAGCAAAAAGTAAATATTACCGGTGATGTAGAGTTAGAAATATGCGCTGATGAACACCGGATAGATCAAGTGGTAACCAACCTGGTAAATAATGCAGTAAAGTATGCTCCCGACTCAGAATGTATTACTTTACACATCGAACAGTGTGACAGTATGGTGAAGGTATCGGTTATTGATAAAGGGCCGGGCATACCTCCAGATAAGATCCCTCACTTGTTTAACCGTTACTACCGGGTAGAATCGTCGAGTTATCATATCTCTGGTTTAGGCTTGGGCCTCTACATCAGTGCCGAGATTATCAAACAACATGGGGGCGAAATCGGTGCAGATAGTAAGCCGGGGCAGGGTAGTACATTTTGGTTTACCTTACCACTGTGCGATTAG
- a CDS encoding YdcF family protein, which yields MFILSKLLLIAILPLTWVIALLIYALVTKNNRLRIKLLFTGLVLLFLFSVPLLLNTYAKLWRYPAAPLKSGTVYSCAIILGGFGSEKQDSSGYFNSASDRFIQGLKLKATNKASHLLITGGNASINPDGFSEGRWVQSQLKDFNMADSNVLIEGKSRNTIENAAYTKQLLAARHLPPPYLLVTSDFHMRRAMLIFKKSGIDVIPYPCHYIAGVEKQGLYSVLPSAETLHYWELYSKEIVGYVVAAWHKY from the coding sequence ATGTTTATCTTATCTAAATTATTACTTATTGCCATCCTGCCTCTCACCTGGGTTATCGCGTTGCTTATTTATGCATTGGTAACAAAAAATAATCGCTTGCGGATAAAATTGCTTTTTACCGGGCTGGTGCTGTTGTTTTTGTTTTCCGTTCCGCTGTTATTAAATACGTATGCCAAACTTTGGCGGTATCCGGCAGCACCATTAAAATCTGGTACGGTTTACAGTTGTGCTATTATTTTAGGCGGTTTCGGGTCAGAAAAACAGGATAGCAGCGGATATTTCAACAGTGCCTCTGATCGGTTTATACAAGGACTAAAATTGAAGGCTACCAACAAGGCATCGCATTTGCTGATTACTGGTGGTAATGCCAGCATTAATCCCGACGGATTTAGTGAGGGGCGATGGGTACAAAGCCAGTTAAAAGACTTTAACATGGCTGACAGCAACGTATTGATTGAAGGCAAGTCGCGCAATACTATTGAAAATGCGGCTTATACCAAACAGTTGCTGGCTGCCCGGCATTTACCGCCGCCTTATTTGCTGGTTACGTCCGACTTTCATATGCGGCGGGCAATGCTCATTTTTAAAAAGAGCGGTATCGATGTAATCCCGTATCCCTGTCATTATATTGCCGGAGTAGAAAAGCAGGGGCTGTATTCAGTGCTTCCGAGTGCGGAAACTTTACATTATTGGGAACTTTATAGCAAAGAAATCGTAGGATATGTGGTGGCGGCATGGCACAAATACTAA
- a CDS encoding DUF72 domain-containing protein has translation MSNNKGNFYSGTSNVVLPVPNKQAYPEAFKDKSRLTYYSSLFNSVEINSTFYKLPLARTVERWTQETEDNFRFTFKLWQGITHTKGDPFLSEDLARFIHIINYAQNKKGALLIQFPPSVSRNPILLHRLLTEIKLAAPDAQWPIAIEFRHRSWYTDQIYEMLEQHGAAMVWHDLPASAAPIQVSNVDLIYLRFHGPEGGYRGSYTDDFLSEYATYITDWLSEGKTVYTYFNNTMGAAVQNLVTLNKLVNSCC, from the coding sequence ATGAGTAATAATAAAGGTAATTTTTATTCAGGCACCAGTAATGTGGTATTGCCGGTACCTAATAAACAAGCCTATCCAGAGGCGTTTAAAGATAAAAGCCGCTTAACCTACTACAGTTCTTTATTTAACAGCGTAGAGATTAACAGTACTTTTTACAAACTACCACTGGCTCGCACTGTGGAGCGGTGGACGCAGGAAACGGAAGATAATTTTAGATTCACCTTTAAACTATGGCAAGGCATAACCCATACTAAAGGCGATCCCTTTTTAAGCGAAGATCTTGCCCGCTTTATTCATATCATCAATTATGCGCAAAATAAAAAAGGAGCGCTATTAATTCAGTTTCCGCCCAGTGTTAGTCGCAACCCGATCTTGCTACACCGTTTACTTACCGAAATTAAATTAGCAGCCCCGGATGCCCAATGGCCAATAGCAATCGAATTCAGGCATCGCTCATGGTATACTGATCAAATTTACGAGATGCTTGAGCAACACGGAGCGGCTATGGTATGGCATGACCTGCCTGCATCAGCCGCACCAATACAGGTAAGCAATGTGGATTTAATTTATCTACGTTTTCACGGCCCGGAAGGCGGCTACCGGGGTAGTTATACCGATGATTTTTTGAGCGAATATGCTACTTATATTACCGACTGGCTGAGTGAGGGCAAAACAGTGTACACTTACTTTAACAACACCATGGGAGCCGCCGTTCAAAACCTGGTCACATTAAACAAATTGGTAAATAGTTGTTGTTAA
- a CDS encoding alpha-ketoglutarate-dependent dioxygenase AlkB, translated as MAQMSFFEDAGQSKGLPTELLDYYPALFNAEESQALLQKFIDTITWEQRTITMYGKHMVTPRLTAWYGDTGKNYAYSGNKFNPFPWTPELLAIKNRVETIAGITFNSVLLNYYRNGNDSVAWHSDNENELGQQPVIASVSFGQVRSFDIRHKQNHAEKYSIKLENGSLLLMKGDLQQHWEHRIAKSAIAMKARINLTFRIIK; from the coding sequence ATGGCACAAATGAGTTTTTTTGAAGATGCCGGGCAAAGCAAAGGCTTACCAACAGAACTGCTTGACTATTACCCCGCCCTATTTAACGCTGAGGAGAGCCAGGCTTTGCTGCAAAAGTTTATAGATACGATTACCTGGGAGCAACGCACCATTACCATGTATGGCAAACATATGGTTACGCCACGGCTTACTGCCTGGTATGGCGATACCGGTAAAAATTATGCTTACTCTGGCAATAAGTTTAATCCGTTTCCATGGACGCCCGAACTTTTAGCAATCAAAAATAGAGTTGAAACAATTGCCGGTATAACTTTTAATAGCGTTTTACTGAATTACTACCGCAACGGCAACGACTCAGTTGCCTGGCACAGCGATAATGAAAATGAACTTGGCCAACAGCCTGTAATTGCCTCGGTTAGCTTTGGACAAGTGCGCAGCTTTGATATACGGCACAAGCAAAATCATGCAGAAAAATATAGTATTAAATTAGAAAACGGATCGTTGTTGCTGATGAAAGGTGATCTGCAACAACATTGGGAACACCGTATTGCCAAATCTGCAATTGCTATGAAAGCAAGGATAAACCTAACATTCAGAATAATTAAATAA